From Oncorhynchus mykiss isolate Arlee chromosome 25, USDA_OmykA_1.1, whole genome shotgun sequence, a single genomic window includes:
- the LOC110505958 gene encoding atlastin-1, with product MARNRKDRDSWGSFTDKATYDWSSEEEEPDGRARPIQVLVVKDDHTFELDEAALSRILLAEEVHNREVVAISVAGAFRKGKSFLMDFMLRYMYSQASEEWLGEAEEPLTGFSWRGGSERETTGIQIWSEVFLVDKPDGRKVAVLLMDTQGTFDSQSTLRDSATVFALSTMISSMQVYNISQNVQEDDLQHLQLFTEYGRLAMEETFLKPFQSMIFLVRDWSFPYEFGYGQEGGMKFLEKRLKISENQHEELQNVRKHIHSCFTNISCFLMPHPGLKVATNPNFDGRLKEIDREFINNLQILVPWLLSPKNLDVKEINGSNITCRGLLEYFKAYIKIYQGEELPHPKSMLQATAEANNLAAVAAARDLYNKKMEQVCGGDRPFLAPAELQARHSDIREEALQVFRGVKKMGGEEFSRRYLLQLEGEVDEVFNQYIKHNDSKNIFHAARTPATLFVVIFIMYVAAGITGFVGVDIIASVCNMILGLTLITLCTWAYIRYSGEYRELGQVIDQVAGALWDQGSTNEALYKLYTAAANHGHLYHHAFSGPQAPEEGGEAPEKPTRMRN from the exons GGTCCTTCACAGACAAAGCCACCTACGACTGGAGCTCAGAAGAGGAGGAGCCCGATGGAAGGGCGCGGCCCATCCAGGTGCTTGTTGTCAAGGACGACCACACCTTTGAGTTGGACGAGGCGGCGCTGAGTCGGATCCTATTGGCCGAAGAGGTCCATAACAGGGAAGTGGTGGCCATATCTGTGGCTGGGGCATTCCGCAAGGGCAAGTCCTTCCTCATGGACTTTATGCTGCGTTACATGTACAGCCAG GCATCTGAGGAGTGGCTGGGGGAGGCAGAGGAGCCTCTGACAGGGTTCTCCTGGAGGGGTGGATCTGAGAGGGAGACCACCGGCATTCAGATCTGGAGCGAAGTGTTCCTGGTGGACAAACCAGATGGACGCAAG GTGGCTGTTCTACTGATGGACACCCAGGGAACGTTCGACAGCCAGTCAACGTTGAGGGATTCAGCTACTGTGTTTGCACTAAGCACTATGATCAGCTCCATGCAG GTGTACAACATCTCCCAGAATGTCCAGGAGGATGATCTTCAACACTTGCAG CTCTTCACTGAGTATGGCAGACTCGCTATGGAGGAAACGTTCCTTAAACCATTCCAG TCCATGATATTCCTGGTCCGGGATTGGAGTTTTCCCTACGAGTTCGGCTACGGGCAGGAAGGAGGCATGAAGTTCCTGGAGAAAAGACTCAAG ATCTCAGAGAACCAACATGAGGAGCTGCAGAACGTCCGTAAACACATCCACTCCTGCTTCACCAACATCTCCTGCTTCCTGATGCCCCACCCCGGACTCAAAGTGGCCACCAACCCTAACTTCGACGGCAGACTCAAAG AGATCGACCGTGAGTTCATCAACAACCTGCAGATCCTGGTCCCGTGGCTGCTGAGTCCCAAGAACCTGGATGTCAAGGAGATCAACGGCAGCAACATCACCTGCAGAGGCCTGCTGGAGTACTTCAAG gCATACATCAAAATCTACCAGGGGGAGGAGCTGCCACACCCGAAATCCATGCTGCAG GCCACAGCGGAGGCCAACAACCTGGCAGCAGTGGCCGCAGCCAGGGACCTGTACAACAAGAAGATGGAGCAG gtgtGTGGTGGGGACCGGCCCTTCCTGGCCCCAGCAGAGCTCCAGGCCAGACACAGTGACATCAGAGAGGAAGCCCTCCAGGTGTTTCGGGGGGTCAAgaagatgggaggggaggagttCAGCCGACGGTACCTGCTACAGCTGGAGGGAGAG GTGGACGAGGTGTTCAACCAGTACATCAAGCACAACGACTCCAAGAACATCTTCCACGCCGCCCGCACCCCGGCCACGCTGTTCGTGGTGATCTTCATCATGTACGTGGCGGCGGGGATCACGGGCTTCGTGGGGGTTGACATCATCGCCAGCGTGTGTAATATGATACTGGGCCTGACGTTGATCACCCTGTGTACCTGGGCCTACATACGCTACTCTGGGGAGTACCGAGAGCTGGGTCAGGTCATCGACCAGGTGGCTGGAGCACTCTGGGACCAG GGAAGCACAAATGAG GCGCTGTATAAGCTGTATACTGCTGCAGCCAATCACGGGCACCTGTACCACCATGCGTTCTCTGGTCCCCAGGCCCCCGAAGAGGGGGGGGAGGCCCCCGAGAAACCCACCAGGATGAGGAACTGA